Below is a genomic region from Leucobacter exalbidus.
TGAAAAGAAAACCCATGCCACACCGAAATGCTGGCCCGGCGGCGGGAGCCGCACTCATCAGGTTCTCCGCAACGGTGCAGTAGTCTGAGCTGTGAATTACGACGATCGCGTGCAGTAAAAAGCACGTCGAATCGACGTTCACAACCACAGCTTCTTATTCTACCTTTTTCTGACTGAAAAAGGGAGGGGCGCGCCATGCGCTCCCAGGGAGTAGAAGCACCTTGATAGGAGCCCTGTTGTCTCGCACGTCCACCGGCACAGCCACAGCGAAGAGCACTCCCACATCCAGCTTCGTTCCTTCACGCTGGTTGCGCTTCAGCGCGTGGGCCTCGTTTGTGCTTAATACGCTCATCATCGCGACTGGGGGCGCTGTGCGCCTCACCGGATCGGGGCTGGGCTGCCCCGATTGGCCGCTCTGTGCACCCGGATCCCTGGTGCCCACCGATGAGCTCAGCTACCACTCGCTGATCGAGTTCGGCAACCGCACCATTTCGGGCCCGCTGCTCGTATTCGCGATCCTCACTCTCGTGCTTAGCTGGAAGGTGCGCGGCCAGCGTCGCGACCTCAGCGTGTTGGCGCTCATCGTGTTCGGCCTGGTGGCGCTGCAAGCGTTCGTGGGCGGCGTCATCGTTTGGATGCACCTGAACGCGAACCTCGTTGCGTTCCACTATGTGGTGTCGCTCGGCCTCGTCTGCCTGACGGCCGCGTTTATTGCCCGCATGAATGAAGCCCCGGGCGCGCGTGAGCGTGTCGTTCCCAAGCCATTCGCCATCGTGACGCACGTCACCACGCTCGCCATGGCGCTGACGGTGCTCGTGGGCGTACTGACCACGGCATCGGGCCCGCACTCGGGCGACTCGACCATTCAGCGCGACGGCATCGACGCCGTGCTGATGAGCCACATTCACTCGTGGCCGGGCTACACGGCACTGGCCCTCACGGTCGTGCTGCTCGTTTGGGCTGTCGTGCAGAAGCTGCGGCCACTCCCCTGGCTCGTGGCACTGCTCGCTGTGCTCGTCGTGCAGATTCTGGTGGGCGTCTACCAGGCCCGCAACGGACTGCCGCCGCTCGCTGTGGGCGTGCACATGGTGCTGGCGTCGCTCACCGCGGCCGCGATGACCATTGCGGTGCTGCGTCTGAAGCGCCCGGTCGCGCAAGACTAGCGCTGGGTGAGGCGGGACTACAGTTCCCGCTGCATTTACTTCTGGCCCGGGTGGGCTGCTCTAAAAGGAGCGGCCCACCCGGGCCTTTGCGTTGTGCGGCGGCAGTCGCGGTTGCCAGCGGGCAGAGTCGAGGTCGCGGGCGGGCAGAATCGAGGGTGCCAGCGCGCAGGCCAGCACTACCGCCACCCAATAACACCCTCACGCGTACACGCCGGAACAGCGCACTCGCCCACTGGGTATCTAAATAGCCAGCAAGTATCTTAAATACGCGTTTTCGGCACCTCGCGAATAAATAAGATACGCAATGTAGCGGGTCTGGAGTGCGGGCTGTGGTGTGGTGTGTGTGCCGCATATTGCGTGCGGTGCGGCGGTGTAAGGCATGTCGCGCGCGGTGTGTTTCGGGCCGTTGAGTGCCCACTAACGCAAAACGCCGGCGCCCCTAAACAACAGGAGCACCGGTGTCAAGCAAGCTGACCGGCCGACCGGCCGCGAAGCCGGCCAGTCAGCACCAAGCGTTAGAACGGCAGCAGCGGATCAATCGCAATCGCGAGTGCCAGCACCGACAGGTACGTGATCGATGCGTGGAACACCTTCATCGGCTGGCCCTCTTCGCCGCGAATCACGTTGCTGTAGAGCTTGTGCGCCTCGATCAAGAAATACGCACCCGAGACGAGCGCGACCACCGTGTAGGTCCAGCCCATGGGGCCGAACGGGATCAGCAGCAGGCTCGAGGCTACAGTGGCCCAGGTGTACAGGATGGTCTGCAGGCCCACCGTGACACGCCCGCGCACCACGCCGAGCATGGGAACACCAGCTGCGGCGTAGTCATCGCGGTAGCGCAGCGACAGCGGCCAGTAGTGCGCCGGGGTCCACAGGAAGATGATGAGGAAGAACGCCCACGCGGCCCAGTCGAGGCTGCCGGTGACGGCGGCCCAACCGATGAGCACGGGGAAACACCCGGCGATCCCGCCCCAAATAATGTTCTGCTCGCTGTGGCGCTTGAGCAGCAGCGTGTAAATCACGACGTAGAAGAAGATCGCGGCAGCACCGAGGCCCGCGGCAAGCAGGTTCGTGGTGAGCGCCAGCCAGGCGATCGACACGACACCCAGCACCCAGGCGAAAATCAAGGCGTTACGGTCAGAAATCTCACCCGTGACGAGCGGACGATTCTTCGTGCGCTTCATCTTGCGATCCATGTCGCGGTCGATGTAGCAGTTGAAGGCTCCGGCCGATCCGGCGCTCATCGCCCCGCCAATCAGCGTCGCGAGCACCAGCCAGAGATTGGGCATGCGCCCCTCGGCAAGGATCATCGCAGGCACGGTGACTACGAGCAGCAGCTCCATCACACGTGGCTTCGTGAGTGACACGTAGTTCTTAATCGTGCGTCCCATCGACCGAGGGGTCGAGGCAACCTGTACCTGAGCATCATTTTGGGTGGACATCGTCCCCCATGATAGCCCGTCAAGTCGATAGGATCATGGAGGGTGCGTAGAGACGCGCACGTAACGAGGAAAGGTGTCCCTTGGGTAACGAACTGCAGTGGGAAGAACTCGACAGCAAAGCGGTAGATACCGCCCGCGTATTAGCGGCAGATGCAGTCGAAAAGGTGGGCAACGGTCACCCCGGTACGGCGATCAGCCTGGCTCCGGTGTCGTATCTTCTGCACCAGAAGGTACTGCGCCACGATCCGGTTGACCCGAAGTGGGTGGGTCGCGACCGGTTTATCCTGTCGGTTGGCCACTCGTCCCTCACGCAGTATGTGCAGTTGTACCTGGGCGGTTACGGCCTCGAGCTCGATGATCTCAAGGCGCTGCGCACCTGGGGTTCAAAGACGCCCGGTCACCCCGAGTACGGCCACACCGCTGGCGTCGAGATCACCACTGGCCCCCTCGGCCAGGGCCTCGCTTCGGCCGTCGGCTTCGCGTACGCGGCCCGCTACGAGCGTGGCCTGTTCGATCCCGAGGCCGCCCCGGGCCAGAGCCCGTTCGACCACTTCGTGTACGTGGTGGCCGGCGACGGCGATCTGCAGGAGGGCGTCACCAGCGAAGCATCGTCGCTCGCGGGTCACCAGAACCTCGGCAACCTGATCGCGATCTACGATTCGAACCAGATCTCGATCGAGGACGACACCGATATCTCGTTCTCTGAGGATGTCGCGAAGCGCTACGACTCGTACGGTTGGCAGGTCATCGAGGTCGATTGGAACAAGACCGGCAACTACGTTGAAGACGTTGCCGAGCTGTTCCAGGCGATCGAGGCGGCAAAGGCCGCGACCGACAAGCCGAGCCTCATCATTTTGAAGACCATCATCGGCTGGCCGGCTCCCGGCAAGCAGAACACGGGCGGCATTCACGGTTCGAAGCTGGGCGCTGACGAGCTCGCTGGGCTGAAGACCGTACTGGGCTTTGATCCGGATCAGCACTTCGATGTCGCCCCTGAGGTCATTAAGCACACTCGCCTGGCCGTCGAGCGCGGCGCGGCGACGCGCGCCGAATGGCAGGTCGGTTTCGACGCGTGGGCCGCGGCCAACCCCGAGCGCAAGGCACTGTTTGATCGCCTGGAAGCTCAGGAGCTGCCCGCCGAGGCCCTCGAGGTGCTCCCCGACTTCGAGCCCGGCACGAGCCTCGCCACCCGCGCCGCCAGCGGCAAGGTGCTCGCGGCGCTGGGCCCCGTCATGCCCGAGCTGTGGGGCGGCTCAGCCGACCTCGCCGGCTCGAACAACACGACGATCCCCGGCGTGCCCTCGTTCGTTCCCGCCGAGCACTCCACGAGCTCGTGGAGCGGCGACCCCTACGGTCGCGTGCTTCACTTCGGTATTCGCGAGCACGCCATGGGCGCGATCCTCAACGGCATCCAGCTGCACGGCAACACCCGCAGCTACGGTGGCACGTTCTTGATCTTCAGTGATTACATGCGCCCCGCGGTACGCCTCGCGGCCCTCATGAACGTGCCCAGCGTGTTCGTGTGGACCCACGACTCGATCGCGCTCGGCGAAGACGGCCCCACGCACCAACCCATCGAGCAGCTCGCTACGCTGCGCGCCATTCCGAACCTCGCCATGGTGCGCCCGGCAGACGCCAACGAGACGGCGATTGCGTGGCACGAGATCCTCACCCGCCACGGCGGCCCCACCGGTATCGCGCTGACGCGTCAGAACGTGCCCGTGCAGGCACGCGGCGGCGACTTCGCCACCGCCGAGCAGGCAGCTGCCGGCGTGCGCAAGGGCGCCTACGTGCTCGCTGAGTCGGGCACCGGTTCGGTTGACGTTGTGCTGATCGCGACCGGCTCTGAGGTGCAGCTCGCTGTTGAGGCGCGTGAACGTCTCGCGGCCGAGGGCATCGGCGCACGCGTCGTCTCGGCTCCCTGCCTCGAGTGGTTCACCGAGCAGACCGCCGAGTACCGCGAGAGCGTACTCCCCCAGGCCGTCACCGCACGCGTCAGCGTCGAGGCCGGTCTGCAGCTCGGCTGGGAGCGCTACGTTGGCGATCGCGGCCGCTCGGTATCGATCGAGCACTTTGGTGCTTCGGCCGACTACGAAACACTGTTCACGCAGTTCGGCATCACCACCGACGCTGTGGTGCAGGCTGCGCACGACAGCCTCGCTCAGGCCTAGCCCGAGCCACCGCTCAGGCCCCGCCTGAGTGTCGCTCAGGCCTCGCCTGAGCATCGCCGCGGGTCGAGCCGACGCTCGACACATGGAGGCCCGGCCCGCGGCCCCTCACGCTCTGTATATTCACAAAGAAGGAGGCGAGTTCCCATGACGAACCCGCGTACCCAGGCGCTCAGCGAAGCTGGCGTCAGCATTTGGCTCGATGATCTGTCGCGCGAGCGCATCGAAACCGGCAGCCTGGCCCAGGCCGTTGCCGATCTCAGCGTGGTCGGTGTGACGACGAACCCCACCATTTTCCAGAAGGCCATCGGCGCGGGCATCGGCTACGGCCCCCGCATCGCTGAGTGCGCCGCCAACGGACTTGACGCTGAAGCGACGATCACCGAGCTCACGAGCGCCGACGTTGCAGATGCCTGCGACGTGCTGCGCGGCGTGTATGACGCGACGAACGGCCGCGACGGCCGCGTCTCGATCGAAGTCGAGCCGAACCTGGCGCGCGACACCGAGGGCACGGCCGCCCGTGCCAAGGAGCTGTGG
It encodes:
- a CDS encoding COX15/CtaA family protein, which translates into the protein MSRTSTGTATAKSTPTSSFVPSRWLRFSAWASFVLNTLIIATGGAVRLTGSGLGCPDWPLCAPGSLVPTDELSYHSLIEFGNRTISGPLLVFAILTLVLSWKVRGQRRDLSVLALIVFGLVALQAFVGGVIVWMHLNANLVAFHYVVSLGLVCLTAAFIARMNEAPGARERVVPKPFAIVTHVTTLAMALTVLVGVLTTASGPHSGDSTIQRDGIDAVLMSHIHSWPGYTALALTVVLLVWAVVQKLRPLPWLVALLAVLVVQILVGVYQARNGLPPLAVGVHMVLASLTAAAMTIAVLRLKRPVAQD
- the tkt gene encoding transketolase, which gives rise to MGNELQWEELDSKAVDTARVLAADAVEKVGNGHPGTAISLAPVSYLLHQKVLRHDPVDPKWVGRDRFILSVGHSSLTQYVQLYLGGYGLELDDLKALRTWGSKTPGHPEYGHTAGVEITTGPLGQGLASAVGFAYAARYERGLFDPEAAPGQSPFDHFVYVVAGDGDLQEGVTSEASSLAGHQNLGNLIAIYDSNQISIEDDTDISFSEDVAKRYDSYGWQVIEVDWNKTGNYVEDVAELFQAIEAAKAATDKPSLIILKTIIGWPAPGKQNTGGIHGSKLGADELAGLKTVLGFDPDQHFDVAPEVIKHTRLAVERGAATRAEWQVGFDAWAAANPERKALFDRLEAQELPAEALEVLPDFEPGTSLATRAASGKVLAALGPVMPELWGGSADLAGSNNTTIPGVPSFVPAEHSTSSWSGDPYGRVLHFGIREHAMGAILNGIQLHGNTRSYGGTFLIFSDYMRPAVRLAALMNVPSVFVWTHDSIALGEDGPTHQPIEQLATLRAIPNLAMVRPADANETAIAWHEILTRHGGPTGIALTRQNVPVQARGGDFATAEQAAAGVRKGAYVLAESGTGSVDVVLIATGSEVQLAVEARERLAAEGIGARVVSAPCLEWFTEQTAEYRESVLPQAVTARVSVEAGLQLGWERYVGDRGRSVSIEHFGASADYETLFTQFGITTDAVVQAAHDSLAQA
- a CDS encoding heme o synthase is translated as MSTQNDAQVQVASTPRSMGRTIKNYVSLTKPRVMELLLVVTVPAMILAEGRMPNLWLVLATLIGGAMSAGSAGAFNCYIDRDMDRKMKRTKNRPLVTGEISDRNALIFAWVLGVVSIAWLALTTNLLAAGLGAAAIFFYVVIYTLLLKRHSEQNIIWGGIAGCFPVLIGWAAVTGSLDWAAWAFFLIIFLWTPAHYWPLSLRYRDDYAAAGVPMLGVVRGRVTVGLQTILYTWATVASSLLLIPFGPMGWTYTVVALVSGAYFLIEAHKLYSNVIRGEEGQPMKVFHASITYLSVLALAIAIDPLLPF